The proteins below come from a single Magallana gigas chromosome 10, xbMagGiga1.1, whole genome shotgun sequence genomic window:
- the LOC136272491 gene encoding uncharacterized protein, with amino-acid sequence MPVYHCCVPECTSSTRKLQDLDKHPHMKDVTFYSLPKKSDQRRRNQWIRLIRREKSWVPNKYTRICSCHFEPGSNTPTLFPYNNFKKSSYTRKTSNSIQMPDDISDEEETSTESNSDIPLHHYEEDNIPYVAEEYEINTSHDRSEGVTHVKKVECITNPPFLDHVYAAGTSPGSTDVNVQDTAVQTDTTMNDINIMSDQIHQLKAKLDDKTTLLRECFIETVTKNDENVKLYTGLPPLAMLLGIFNILAAKCSALKYWSGPPSAQEKNYQRNRHGKPGPSRKLSFYQEFILSLVRLRLGLFEFCIADLFGVSKSRVSQIFITWITFMSNTFGNFLRWPSRRQVKKYMPVSFRKQYPNTRAIIDCTEFFLQRPRSPTAQAATYSTYKSKNTAKCLLAISPAGNFTFVSKLYGGNVSDRFITEDSGFLNFVEEGDDIMADRGFTIRDLLTDKKATLNIPPFTRKCPWGKKKRLNVNEIKQTRKIAKLRIHVERAIQRLKLFRLIGNVIPWSLKPIINQMIKVSAFLCNLMPTLVRK; translated from the exons ATGCCGGTCTATCATTGCTGCGTGCCAGAATGCACATCTTCGACAAGAAAACTTCAAGATTTGGATAAACATCCACACATGAAAGATGTAACTTTTTATTCATTGCCTAAAAAGTCGGACCAAAGGAGAAGAAACCAGTGGATAAGGCTCATCAGACGGGAGAAGTCTTGGGTGCCAAACAAATATACAAGAATTTGTTCTTGCCATTTTGAGCCCGGCTCAAATACTCCGACATTATTTCCATacaacaatttcaaaaaatcgTCTTATACTAG GAAAACAAGCAACTCTATCCAGATGCCAGATGATATCAGTGATGAGGAAGAAACTTCAACAGAAAGCAATAGTGACATACCTCTTCATCATTATGAAGAAGACAACATCCCCTACGTTGCTGAGGAATATGAAATCAACACCAGTCATGATAGATCTGAGG GTGTGACGCATGTGAAGAAAGTGGAATGTATTACAAATCCTCCCTTCCTCGATCATGTTTATGCTGCTGGTACATCACCAGGTTCTACTGATGTGAACGTCCAGGATACAGCAGTGCAAACGGACACGACCATGAATGATATCAACATAATGTCTGATCAAATCCACCAACTTAAAGCAAAACTTGATGACAAGACCACTCTTTTAAGAGAATGTTTTATTGAGACTGTTACCAAAAATGATGAGAATGTTAAGTTGTACACAGGGTTACCGCCACTTGCTATGCTATTgggtattttcaatattttagctGCCAAGTGTTCTGCATTAAAATACTGGTCAGGTCCACCCAGTGCTCAGGAGAAAAATTACCAGAGGAACAGACATGGAAAACCTGGTCCATCaagaaaattatctttttatcaggAATTTATTCTTTCACTTGTTCGCTTACGTTTAGGATTATTTGAGTTTTGTATTGCTGATCTGTTTGGTGTATCTAAAAGTAGGGTATCCCAGATTTTTATTACTTGGATAACTTTTATGTCAAATACatttggaaactttttgagatgGCCATCTCGGAGACAAGTAAAAAAGTATATGCCAGTGTCCTTTAGAAAGCAGTACCCTAATACACGTGCAATTATAGAttgtactgaattttttttacaacgaCCTAGGTCTCCAACTGCTCAAGCAGCTACATATAGTACATATAAGTCTAAAAACACAGCAAAATGTTTGCTAGCTATTTCACCAGCAGGGAATTTTACTTTTGTATCAAAACTTTATGGTGGCAATGTGTCTGATAGATTTATTACAGAAGATTCagggtttttaaattttgtggaAGAGGGTGATGACATAATGGCTGACCGAGGTTTTACAATAAGAGATCTGCTCACTGATAAGAAAGCCACCCTGAATATTCCTCCTTTTACCAGAAAGTGTCCATGGGGGAAAAAGAAACGCCTtaatgttaatgaaataaagCAGACGCGCAAGATAGCCAAACTTAGAATTCACGTAGAGAGGGCTATACAGAGACTTAAGTTATTTAGGCTTATAGGAAACGTAATTCCATGGTCACTTAAACCAATTATTAATCAAATgattaaagtttcagcatttctTTGTAACTTAATGCCAACTCTAGTGAGAAAGTAG